In a genomic window of Amycolatopsis japonica:
- a CDS encoding SDR family NAD(P)-dependent oxidoreductase, with protein MGLDLAGKAVLVTGAASGIGLACVQAFLAEGARVGALDRAPVPTLADGLLAVQADVTDEPSVAAAIDTVTSRFGGLDVVVGCAGISGPVGTPVTETSSADFAALLAVNVTGQFLLVKHAAPWLTASGGSVVLLASDSAFTSAPGMVPYCASKGAVVAMTRALAVDLPGVRVNCVCPSVVDTPMARGDLGEVLDDPAFPVQAPEEVAWQVLHLASARSRAVNGQAVLADFGVSARSGFPA; from the coding sequence ATGGGACTGGATCTCGCGGGCAAGGCCGTGCTGGTGACCGGCGCGGCATCCGGTATCGGCCTTGCCTGCGTCCAGGCCTTCCTCGCCGAGGGCGCGCGGGTCGGCGCCCTCGACCGGGCACCCGTGCCCACCCTGGCCGACGGTCTCCTGGCGGTGCAGGCCGACGTGACCGACGAGCCGTCGGTGGCCGCCGCGATCGACACCGTGACGAGCCGCTTCGGCGGGCTCGACGTCGTCGTCGGCTGTGCGGGGATCTCCGGTCCGGTCGGGACGCCGGTCACGGAAACCTCCTCGGCGGACTTCGCCGCGCTCTTGGCGGTCAACGTCACCGGCCAGTTCCTGCTGGTCAAACACGCCGCGCCCTGGCTCACCGCGTCGGGTGGCTCGGTCGTGCTGCTGGCCAGCGACTCGGCGTTCACCAGCGCGCCCGGCATGGTCCCGTACTGCGCGTCGAAAGGGGCCGTGGTCGCGATGACCAGGGCGCTGGCGGTCGATCTCCCCGGCGTCCGGGTGAACTGCGTCTGCCCGTCGGTGGTCGACACCCCGATGGCGCGCGGCGATCTCGGCGAGGTGCTCGACGATCCCGCGTTCCCGGTGCAGGCGCCGGAAGAAGTCGCCTGGCAGGTGCTCCATCTCGCGTCCGCGCGTTCGCGGGCGGTCAACGGCCAGGCCGTGCTCGCCGACTTCGGCGTCTCGGCCCGCTCCGGTTTTCCCGCTTAG
- a CDS encoding branched-chain amino acid ABC transporter ATP-binding protein/permease — protein sequence MRLAERGIPFVVAIVAIAVGYGLSVGLDGYFVYLGMSAVVAGISLLGLGVVTGSAGMISLCQLTFGAVGAWTVSALNEAQAPGGFLTWLALGGLAAGAVGVLVGLPALRLRGINLAVVTLGLAAAADLALVQLQFPGVSAGISVERPEAFSDDRSYFQLAVVVLVLCCLVVYFLRRGRWGSAWQAVAFSERGTAAAGTSVRTSKLTAFAVSATLGGISGGLLTGQVGIAFPASFTAIQSLALYVLAIMSGAHLIDMAVFGAILWVGVPELLKRWGIPQDWGFVVFGVLGVQALASGGNLGTTVRQVWYRRSKKEPAKLDLAAGAGDVEPVSPGPPVLTVRDLSVNFGHVAALSSVDISVPEHGVLGVIGPNGAGKSTLVDAISGFLPNAEGAVELGGRPLTGSPSNRARAGLRRTFQQDRVPPGLTVGAYLKFLARRRLTADEIGDALDFFGCPAARTPLSQVDVGARRLVEVVGHLLVRPRVLLLDEPAAGLPHEEHVAFGERLRQVPARFGVSVLLIEHDLDLVRSVCDTITVLDFGRVLASGPQAEVLADPAVLKAYMGETEML from the coding sequence ATGCGGCTCGCTGAACGCGGGATCCCGTTCGTGGTCGCCATCGTGGCGATCGCGGTCGGGTACGGCCTGAGCGTCGGGCTCGACGGGTATTTCGTCTATCTCGGCATGAGCGCCGTCGTCGCCGGGATCTCGTTGCTCGGGCTGGGTGTGGTCACCGGCAGCGCCGGCATGATCTCCCTGTGCCAGCTGACCTTCGGCGCCGTCGGCGCCTGGACGGTGTCGGCGCTCAACGAGGCGCAGGCGCCCGGCGGGTTCCTCACCTGGTTGGCGCTGGGCGGTCTCGCCGCCGGGGCGGTCGGGGTGCTCGTCGGGCTCCCGGCGTTGCGGCTGCGCGGGATCAACCTCGCCGTCGTCACGCTGGGGCTCGCCGCGGCGGCGGACCTCGCGCTCGTCCAATTGCAGTTCCCGGGTGTGTCCGCCGGGATCTCGGTCGAACGACCGGAGGCCTTCTCCGACGACCGGTCGTATTTCCAGCTCGCCGTCGTGGTGCTGGTGCTGTGCTGCCTCGTCGTGTACTTCCTGCGCCGCGGGCGCTGGGGCAGCGCCTGGCAGGCGGTGGCGTTCTCCGAACGCGGCACGGCGGCCGCCGGGACGAGCGTGCGGACGTCGAAGCTGACCGCGTTCGCCGTGAGCGCCACCCTCGGCGGGATCAGCGGCGGCCTGCTCACCGGGCAGGTCGGGATCGCCTTCCCGGCCAGTTTCACCGCGATCCAATCGCTGGCGCTGTACGTGCTGGCGATCATGTCGGGCGCGCATCTGATCGACATGGCCGTGTTCGGTGCGATCCTGTGGGTCGGGGTGCCGGAACTGCTCAAACGCTGGGGAATCCCGCAGGACTGGGGTTTCGTGGTGTTCGGTGTGCTCGGGGTCCAGGCGCTGGCCAGTGGCGGGAACCTGGGCACCACGGTGCGGCAGGTCTGGTACCGGCGGTCCAAGAAGGAACCGGCGAAACTCGATCTCGCCGCCGGCGCGGGCGACGTCGAACCGGTCTCTCCCGGCCCGCCGGTGCTGACCGTCCGCGACCTGAGCGTGAACTTCGGGCATGTCGCCGCACTGTCCTCAGTGGACATTTCGGTGCCGGAGCACGGCGTGCTCGGCGTCATCGGGCCGAACGGCGCGGGCAAGTCGACGCTGGTCGACGCGATCAGCGGATTCCTGCCGAACGCCGAGGGCGCCGTCGAACTCGGCGGCCGTCCGCTGACCGGATCGCCGTCGAACCGGGCCCGCGCCGGGCTGCGCCGGACGTTCCAGCAGGACCGCGTCCCGCCGGGGCTGACGGTCGGGGCGTATCTCAAGTTCCTCGCCAGGCGGCGGCTCACCGCCGACGAGATCGGCGACGCGCTGGACTTCTTCGGCTGCCCCGCCGCCCGCACCCCACTGTCGCAAGTGGACGTCGGCGCGCGCAGGCTGGTCGAGGTCGTCGGGCATCTGCTGGTCCGGCCGCGTGTCCTGCTGCTCGACGAGCCCGCCGCGGGCCTTCCGCACGAGGAGCACGTCGCGTTCGGGGAACGGCTGCGGCAGGTTCCCGCGCGGTTCGGGGTTTCGGTCCTGCTCATCGAGCACGATCTGGACCTCGTGCGCTCGGTCTGCGACACGATCACCGTCCTCGACTTCGGCCGGGTGCTGGCCTCCGGCCCGCAGGCCGAAGTGCTCGCCGATCCCGCCGTACTCAAGGCGTACATGGGTGAAACGGAGATGCTGTGA
- a CDS encoding SDR family NAD(P)-dependent oxidoreductase, with the protein MKKVVAITGGGTGIGAAVARRYADEGAQVVVLGRRLEPLEKVAAETGAHVVSCDASDREAAENAVAEIVGKFGRLDVVVANAGGHGLSSVVDTGDEEWELALRSNLSSAFVFCRATLPSLIETGGQVVVVSSLAGLFAGPNVAGYTVAKHALIGLTRSIARDYGPKGVRANAVCPGWVRTPMADGEMDQFAEAAGFDGGHAEGYRRVTAEVPLRRPAEPEEIASIVRFLGSSESSYITGAVIVADGGAHAVDLPTLAFERAGMGS; encoded by the coding sequence GTGAAGAAGGTTGTCGCGATCACGGGTGGCGGTACCGGAATCGGCGCCGCGGTGGCCCGCCGGTACGCCGACGAGGGCGCCCAGGTGGTGGTGCTCGGACGGCGGCTCGAGCCGCTGGAGAAGGTCGCCGCCGAAACCGGCGCGCACGTCGTCTCGTGCGACGCCAGCGATCGCGAAGCCGCCGAGAACGCCGTGGCGGAGATCGTCGGCAAGTTCGGCAGGCTGGACGTCGTGGTGGCCAACGCCGGCGGCCACGGGCTGTCCTCGGTGGTCGACACCGGTGACGAGGAATGGGAACTGGCGCTGCGCTCGAACCTGTCGAGCGCCTTCGTGTTCTGCCGCGCCACGCTGCCGTCGCTGATCGAAACCGGCGGCCAGGTCGTCGTCGTGTCGTCGCTGGCCGGACTGTTCGCCGGGCCGAACGTCGCCGGCTACACCGTCGCGAAGCACGCGCTGATCGGGCTGACGCGTTCGATCGCCCGTGACTACGGGCCGAAGGGCGTCCGCGCGAACGCGGTCTGCCCCGGCTGGGTGCGCACGCCGATGGCGGACGGCGAGATGGACCAGTTCGCGGAGGCCGCGGGCTTCGACGGCGGCCACGCCGAGGGCTACCGGCGCGTCACCGCCGAGGTGCCGCTGCGCCGCCCCGCCGAACCGGAGGAGATCGCGTCGATCGTGCGATTCCTGGGGTCTTCGGAGTCGTCGTACATCACCGGCGCGGTGATCGTGGCGGACGGTGGCGCGCATGCGGTGGATCTGCCGACGCTGGCTTTCGAACGGGCGGGGATGGGTTCTTAG
- a CDS encoding ABC transporter ATP-binding protein, whose amino-acid sequence MNALRIAGLTVTRGAGPVIRDVDLTLEPGRITALVGPNGAGKTSLLEAVSGVVPAASGTVHIGSEEITKQSRVARARRGLAHIEQGRAVFGGLTVLENLMLTARTRARADELIEAFPELEKRRDSPAALLSGGEQQMVVLARAFAARPSFLLIDEMSLGLAPVVFTRLLPMVTRFAEEGAAILLVEQFTHLALGVASDALVVSSGRVTYAGSAQGLLDSPGTLHAAYLGES is encoded by the coding sequence GTGAACGCTTTGCGGATAGCGGGGCTGACGGTCACCCGCGGCGCGGGGCCGGTCATCCGCGACGTCGACCTGACCCTGGAGCCGGGCCGGATCACGGCGCTCGTCGGGCCCAACGGTGCCGGGAAGACCAGCCTGCTGGAAGCCGTCTCCGGCGTGGTGCCCGCCGCGTCGGGGACCGTCCACATCGGATCGGAAGAGATCACGAAACAGTCCCGAGTGGCCCGCGCGCGGCGGGGTCTGGCGCATATCGAACAGGGTCGCGCGGTGTTCGGCGGCCTGACCGTGCTGGAGAACCTGATGCTGACCGCACGGACCCGCGCGCGGGCGGACGAACTGATCGAGGCGTTCCCCGAACTGGAGAAACGCCGCGACTCGCCGGCCGCGCTGCTCAGCGGCGGCGAACAGCAGATGGTGGTGCTGGCCCGCGCGTTCGCCGCGCGGCCGTCGTTCCTGCTGATCGACGAGATGTCGCTGGGCCTCGCGCCCGTGGTGTTCACCCGGCTGCTGCCGATGGTGACCCGGTTCGCCGAGGAGGGCGCGGCGATTCTGCTGGTCGAGCAGTTCACGCATCTGGCCCTCGGCGTGGCGAGCGACGCTTTGGTGGTGTCTTCGGGGCGGGTCACCTACGCGGGTTCGGCTCAGGGACTGCTGGACTCCCCCGGTACCCTGCACGCGGCTTACCTCGGGGAATCCTGA
- a CDS encoding alpha/beta hydrolase has protein sequence MTVTLDPAVKELLARSAPEEAPAGPMTAPELRAAFAASWRRPDSVEEVASVADHVLPSGVRVRIYLPDAPAPVPAFVWIHGGGWTIGSIDENEVASRAVCNAAGVAVVAVDYRLAPEHPYPAAPDDCYAVVEWLAAGGAGPSVDGARIAIGGESAGGNLSTVVSMMSRDRGGPALAAQVLICPVFGHPDDGFRSYVDFAEGFGMTAGAMRFFFEQYVSDPAQLNDPYLLPLRADDLTGLPPALVLTAEYDVLRDEGEEFARRLTDAGTQVEMTRYSGQIHGFYGLYTDLPASPRSHRHVASFLTRTFDPRV, from the coding sequence GTGACCGTGACCCTCGATCCCGCGGTCAAGGAACTGCTGGCCCGTAGCGCTCCGGAGGAGGCGCCGGCCGGGCCCATGACGGCTCCCGAGTTGCGCGCCGCCTTCGCCGCTTCGTGGCGACGCCCCGATTCGGTCGAAGAGGTCGCTTCGGTGGCCGACCACGTGCTGCCTTCCGGTGTACGGGTGCGGATCTATCTGCCGGACGCCCCGGCGCCGGTGCCCGCGTTCGTCTGGATCCATGGTGGCGGGTGGACGATCGGCTCGATCGACGAGAACGAGGTCGCGTCGCGCGCGGTGTGCAACGCGGCCGGGGTCGCCGTCGTCGCGGTCGACTACCGGCTCGCGCCCGAGCACCCGTATCCGGCGGCCCCGGACGACTGCTACGCCGTCGTCGAGTGGCTCGCCGCGGGCGGTGCCGGTCCTTCGGTGGACGGGGCGCGGATCGCGATCGGCGGCGAAAGCGCGGGCGGCAACCTGTCGACGGTGGTGTCGATGATGTCCCGCGACCGGGGCGGGCCGGCGTTGGCCGCGCAGGTGCTGATCTGCCCGGTCTTCGGGCATCCGGACGACGGGTTCCGGTCCTATGTGGACTTCGCCGAGGGGTTCGGCATGACCGCGGGGGCGATGCGGTTCTTCTTCGAGCAGTACGTGTCGGATCCGGCGCAGCTGAACGATCCGTACCTGCTGCCGTTGCGGGCCGACGACCTGACCGGGCTCCCGCCGGCGTTGGTGCTCACGGCGGAGTACGACGTCCTGCGGGACGAAGGGGAGGAGTTCGCGCGGCGCCTGACCGATGCCGGGACCCAGGTGGAGATGACGCGGTATTCGGGCCAGATCCACGGTTTCTACGGTCTCTACACGGATCTTCCCGCGTCGCCGCGCTCGCACCGGCACGTGGCGAGCTTCCTGACCCGGACCTTCGACCCCCGCGTTTAG
- a CDS encoding primary-amine oxidase, with product MTRPHPLDPLTADELAEGRAILAAEGLLTATTRFPAVLPVEPEKGDAAPDRRVRYTLLDTATGEARDVVVSLEKHELISTEECGPGQPAYLFEEYDLAASITKASPEWQAAMERRGLADRVEHAFCAPLAPGFFGRPDETGRVIRTLTFLRDDASDSPWAHPVEGLIAHIDLTEQHVIRVEDEGDVPVPPEHGRYGDDPARTTLKPIEITQPEGPSFTVDGNEVTWEGWKLRVGFNAREGLTLHEIGFQDRSVLHRASVPEMVVPYGDTAPGRFWISYFDAGEYLLGKNGNDLRLGCDCLGVIHYFPAFVADDHGHPVEIPRAICMHEEDYGILWKHTDLDGRAEVRRSRRLVISSISTIGNYDYGFFWYLYLDGTVELEAKATGIVFAGAAHPGTDHPHANEIAPGLFAPVHQHLFCARLDVAIDGERNSLVEVDVERVPMGEQNPYGNAFTWKETPLRTEREAQRFADPAKARVWEIRSAERTNRLGSPTAYQLVPRPSATLMAQPESTVHQRATFATRHLWATPYRADERFPAGDRPNAHPGGAGLPAWTAADRDLTDTDLVLWHVFGPTHIPRPEDWPVMPVDYSGFSLRPYGFLDRNPALDLPSGASAEHCSAHEH from the coding sequence ATGACCAGGCCGCATCCACTCGACCCGCTGACCGCCGACGAACTCGCCGAAGGCCGAGCGATCCTGGCCGCCGAAGGCCTGCTCACCGCCACCACACGGTTCCCGGCCGTGCTGCCGGTGGAGCCCGAGAAGGGCGACGCCGCCCCCGATCGCCGCGTCCGGTACACGCTGCTGGACACCGCGACCGGCGAGGCGCGCGACGTGGTCGTCTCGCTGGAGAAACACGAACTGATCTCCACCGAGGAATGCGGCCCCGGCCAGCCCGCGTATCTGTTCGAGGAATACGACCTCGCCGCGTCGATCACCAAGGCGTCGCCGGAATGGCAGGCCGCCATGGAGCGACGCGGGCTCGCCGACCGGGTCGAGCACGCCTTCTGCGCTCCACTGGCGCCCGGGTTCTTCGGCAGGCCGGACGAGACCGGCCGGGTCATCCGCACGCTGACGTTCCTGCGCGACGACGCGTCCGACAGCCCGTGGGCGCATCCGGTCGAGGGCCTGATCGCCCACATCGACCTGACCGAGCAGCACGTCATCCGGGTGGAGGACGAGGGCGACGTGCCCGTGCCGCCGGAGCACGGCCGCTACGGCGACGACCCGGCCAGGACCACGCTCAAGCCGATCGAGATCACCCAGCCGGAGGGTCCGAGCTTCACCGTCGACGGCAACGAGGTCACCTGGGAGGGCTGGAAACTCCGCGTCGGCTTCAACGCCCGCGAAGGCTTGACGCTGCACGAAATCGGCTTCCAGGACCGGTCGGTGCTGCACCGCGCGTCGGTACCGGAGATGGTGGTGCCCTACGGCGACACCGCCCCCGGCCGGTTCTGGATCAGCTACTTCGACGCGGGCGAATACCTGCTCGGCAAGAACGGCAACGACCTGCGGCTGGGCTGCGACTGCCTCGGCGTCATCCACTACTTCCCCGCGTTCGTCGCCGACGACCACGGCCACCCGGTCGAGATCCCGCGCGCGATCTGCATGCACGAGGAGGACTACGGGATCCTCTGGAAGCACACGGATCTCGACGGCCGCGCCGAGGTCCGCCGCTCACGGCGGCTGGTGATCTCGTCGATCTCCACCATCGGCAACTACGACTACGGCTTCTTCTGGTACCTCTACCTCGACGGCACCGTGGAACTGGAGGCGAAGGCCACCGGCATCGTGTTCGCCGGCGCCGCACATCCCGGCACGGATCACCCGCACGCCAACGAGATCGCGCCGGGCCTCTTCGCGCCGGTGCACCAGCACCTGTTCTGCGCGCGGCTCGACGTGGCGATCGACGGCGAACGCAACTCGCTCGTCGAGGTCGACGTCGAACGGGTCCCCATGGGCGAACAGAACCCGTACGGGAACGCGTTCACCTGGAAGGAAACCCCGCTGCGGACCGAGCGGGAAGCGCAGCGGTTCGCGGATCCGGCCAAGGCACGCGTGTGGGAGATCCGCAGCGCGGAGCGGACCAACCGCCTCGGCTCCCCCACGGCGTACCAGCTCGTGCCGCGGCCCTCAGCGACCTTGATGGCGCAGCCGGAATCGACCGTCCACCAGCGGGCGACGTTCGCCACCCGTCACCTGTGGGCGACGCCGTACCGCGCCGATGAACGCTTCCCGGCGGGCGACCGCCCGAACGCGCATCCGGGCGGCGCGGGGCTGCCCGCCTGGACCGCCGCCGACCGCGACCTCACCGACACCGATCTCGTGCTGTGGCACGTATTCGGTCCGACCCACATCCCACGTCCGGAGGACTGGCCGGTCATGCCGGTCGACTACTCCGGTTTCTCGTTGCGCCCCTATGGCTTCCTGGACCGAAATCCGGCCCTCGACCTGCCTTCCGGCGCCTCCGCCGAGCACTGTTCCGCCCACGAGCACTAG
- a CDS encoding molybdenum cofactor biosynthesis F family protein: MPELTLSDTSTWLPLDGLAPGFDANKAPTVGDLHGRSFELACEDGTTFTAAFSGTRIDWAYHGKGTDRCETFLVDDDLYYVQFHPRARQEEAFTLLLDLRRGRALLVLSKIGDTSPRVTQSFVAATIGGVEPAGEPLAPTTSLVGRRVLWVYSTEHAYEHVYLSPHWYTWQCLAGPERGLADTDENSVYELRPGIYVFAWREKVIPCASVTVADHRDAKRLRSHGVLFGLDASGSTPTHFTFGAHGKLLSTTVHPEAYDPAGS, encoded by the coding sequence ATGCCCGAACTGACCCTGTCCGACACGTCCACCTGGCTGCCGCTGGACGGACTCGCCCCCGGCTTCGACGCGAACAAGGCGCCCACTGTCGGCGACCTCCACGGCCGCTCGTTCGAACTCGCCTGCGAAGACGGCACCACGTTCACCGCCGCCTTCTCCGGCACCCGGATCGACTGGGCCTACCACGGCAAGGGCACCGATCGCTGCGAGACGTTCCTGGTCGACGACGATCTGTACTACGTCCAGTTCCACCCGCGGGCACGGCAGGAGGAGGCGTTCACCCTGCTGCTCGACCTGCGCCGCGGCCGGGCGCTGCTGGTACTGAGCAAGATCGGCGACACCTCACCCCGTGTCACGCAGTCCTTCGTGGCCGCCACGATCGGCGGCGTCGAGCCTGCCGGGGAGCCGCTCGCCCCGACCACGTCGCTGGTCGGACGCCGGGTGCTGTGGGTGTACAGCACCGAGCACGCGTACGAGCACGTGTACCTCAGCCCGCACTGGTACACGTGGCAGTGCCTCGCCGGACCGGAGCGGGGGCTCGCGGACACCGACGAGAACTCGGTCTACGAGCTGCGGCCGGGCATCTACGTCTTCGCTTGGCGGGAGAAGGTGATCCCGTGCGCGTCGGTGACCGTCGCCGACCACCGGGACGCGAAGCGGCTGCGCTCGCATGGTGTCCTTTTCGGACTGGACGCCAGCGGGAGCACTCCCACCCATTTCACCTTCGGCGCGCACGGCAAGCTGCTGAGCACCACCGTGCACCCCGAGGCGTACGACCCGGCCGGGAGCTGA
- a CDS encoding ABC transporter permease subunit — protein sequence MLQGALAGLAAGGLYAVLAVCLTLMSRLVRVVNFAQSATGMFGCYVAVFLSVDLGLPVWLATVAGIVLGGLLSALLGWIVSTWLAEADTGTRSAVTVAVLLLLISLSFILFGNKPQPFHPILDGPAVTVGGVVISQVTVVTVALAVLVAVASRIVLSRTPAGVQLRALSERPTTAELLGIPARRLSVAVWAVTGVVSTLVISIVAPSQSNDATSLAMLVVPAAAAALLGGFRRLDLAVAGGLGLGLIQGAAAQVDGLSVVRYFLPFAVIVALLLWSQRKEVWDAAR from the coding sequence ATGCTGCAGGGAGCGCTGGCAGGCCTGGCCGCCGGCGGACTGTACGCGGTGTTGGCGGTGTGCCTGACGCTGATGTCGCGCCTGGTGCGGGTGGTGAACTTCGCCCAATCGGCCACCGGGATGTTCGGTTGCTACGTGGCGGTGTTCCTGTCCGTCGATCTCGGCCTGCCGGTGTGGCTCGCCACCGTCGCGGGGATCGTGCTCGGCGGGCTGCTCAGCGCGCTGCTGGGCTGGATCGTGTCCACCTGGCTCGCCGAAGCGGACACCGGCACCCGCTCGGCGGTCACCGTGGCGGTGCTGCTCCTGCTGATCTCGTTGTCGTTCATCCTGTTCGGCAACAAACCGCAGCCGTTCCACCCGATCCTGGACGGTCCGGCGGTCACCGTCGGCGGTGTGGTGATCAGCCAGGTCACCGTGGTCACCGTCGCGCTGGCGGTCCTGGTGGCGGTGGCCAGCCGGATCGTGCTGAGCCGGACGCCGGCCGGTGTCCAGCTCAGGGCGCTGTCGGAACGCCCGACGACGGCGGAACTGCTGGGCATCCCGGCGAGACGGCTCAGCGTCGCGGTCTGGGCGGTCACCGGGGTGGTCAGCACGCTGGTCATTTCGATCGTGGCGCCGTCGCAGTCCAACGACGCGACGTCGCTGGCGATGCTGGTGGTCCCCGCGGCCGCGGCGGCCCTGCTCGGCGGATTCCGCCGTCTCGACCTCGCGGTCGCGGGCGGGCTCGGCCTCGGCCTGATCCAGGGTGCGGCCGCGCAGGTCGACGGCCTTTCGGTGGTGCGGTACTTCCTGCCGTTCGCAGTGATCGTCGCGCTGCTGCTGTGGTCGCAGCGCAAGGAGGTGTGGGATGCGGCTCGCTGA
- a CDS encoding TetR/AcrR family transcriptional regulator has protein sequence MPKIIDHDERRSHIVDVTWDLITQGGIEAATMREIAAAAGFANGALKLYFPSKEDIIQATYERALGMMREYVELDELRGLTALRELCVSSMPIDEDRIAAGRVLLTFWQLSLTNPKLQDKYLEHIRSWRGLLHRYLTEGREDGDIVTETPDEQLVDEVVLINAGANVMSLVAGEFSTIALQRQHLESFFARLTRP, from the coding sequence ATGCCGAAGATCATCGACCACGACGAGCGGCGCAGCCATATCGTCGACGTCACCTGGGATTTGATCACCCAGGGCGGGATCGAGGCCGCCACCATGCGCGAGATCGCGGCGGCCGCCGGCTTCGCCAACGGCGCGCTCAAGCTGTACTTCCCGAGCAAGGAAGACATCATCCAGGCCACCTACGAACGCGCGCTCGGCATGATGCGCGAGTACGTGGAGCTGGACGAATTGCGCGGGCTGACCGCGCTCCGCGAGCTGTGCGTCTCGTCGATGCCCATCGACGAGGACCGCATCGCCGCGGGGCGCGTCCTGCTCACCTTCTGGCAGCTGTCGCTGACCAACCCGAAACTGCAGGACAAGTACCTCGAGCACATCCGCTCGTGGCGGGGCCTGCTGCACCGGTATCTCACCGAGGGCCGGGAGGACGGCGACATCGTCACCGAAACGCCCGACGAGCAGCTCGTCGACGAGGTCGTGCTGATCAACGCCGGGGCGAACGTGATGAGCCTGGTCGCCGGGGAGTTCTCGACGATCGCCCTGCAGCGGCAACACCTGGAGTCGTTCTTCGCGCGCCTGACCCGCCCCTGA
- a CDS encoding amidohydrolase, with protein MTADIVLTNATVYTVDGHRPWASSLAIKDGKVLSLEDIERGPSTEVVDLDGAFVMPGLVDVHNHHALAGRAALFELNFGLDAGLDDILAAVRSRAAGLGPDEWVVGGAWASTLVGTLSRTSARHALDEAAGGRPVMLSDDSRHNRWVSSRALELAGVTAATPDPAGGEIVRDPATGEPVGVLLEAAGVAVERALSETRTLTAEQHVAASRHGIGTLHSYGVTAFQDAGVSADILRALKSLDDAGELHAWVVSSLLINDPIFGFDPIGAPLLEVAGQYRSEHHRPDFVKIFLDGVPPTRTAAFLEPYLPDAAHGACHHGATTMPGDELVGWLRTAAAAGLSAKVHCTGDASVRATLDAVEKVRAEGFADARFQVAHGQFVHPDDLPRFAALGVAADISPFLWVPGVIPAAIAEVLPGERAGRMQPNRSLLDEGALVAGGSDWPVSESPNAWEGIHGLVTRQDPTGMFPGALWPEQAITLAEAIEVFTLAAARAMGLGDVTGSLVPGKSADFVVLDRDPFKTDPSALVKTKVTQTWFAGHRVYHEA; from the coding sequence TTGACCGCCGACATCGTCCTCACCAACGCCACGGTGTACACAGTGGACGGTCACCGCCCCTGGGCGTCGTCATTGGCGATCAAGGACGGCAAGGTGCTGTCGCTGGAGGACATCGAACGCGGGCCGAGCACCGAGGTCGTCGACCTCGACGGCGCGTTCGTGATGCCCGGCCTGGTCGACGTGCACAACCATCACGCCCTGGCCGGGCGCGCGGCGCTGTTCGAGCTGAACTTCGGCCTCGACGCGGGCCTGGACGACATCCTCGCCGCGGTCCGGTCGCGCGCCGCGGGGCTCGGGCCCGACGAGTGGGTGGTCGGCGGCGCCTGGGCGTCCACCCTGGTCGGCACGCTGTCGCGGACTTCGGCCCGGCACGCGCTCGACGAGGCCGCCGGCGGGCGTCCGGTCATGCTTTCGGACGACAGCAGGCACAACCGCTGGGTGAGCAGCCGGGCCTTGGAGCTCGCGGGGGTCACTGCCGCGACACCCGATCCGGCGGGTGGGGAGATCGTCCGCGATCCGGCCACCGGCGAACCCGTCGGCGTCCTGCTCGAAGCGGCGGGCGTCGCCGTCGAGCGGGCGCTCAGCGAGACCCGGACGCTCACCGCGGAGCAGCATGTGGCGGCCTCGCGGCACGGGATCGGCACGCTGCATTCGTACGGGGTCACCGCGTTCCAAGACGCCGGGGTCTCCGCGGACATCCTGCGGGCGCTGAAGTCGCTCGACGACGCGGGCGAACTGCACGCGTGGGTCGTCTCGTCGCTGCTGATCAACGACCCGATCTTCGGTTTCGACCCGATCGGGGCACCGCTGCTGGAGGTCGCCGGGCAGTACCGAAGCGAGCACCACCGGCCGGACTTCGTGAAGATCTTCCTCGACGGGGTCCCGCCGACGCGGACCGCGGCCTTCCTGGAGCCGTACCTGCCGGACGCCGCGCACGGAGCCTGTCACCACGGCGCCACCACCATGCCGGGTGACGAACTCGTGGGCTGGCTGCGCACGGCGGCAGCGGCGGGGCTCTCGGCGAAGGTGCATTGCACCGGGGACGCGTCGGTGCGCGCGACGCTCGACGCCGTCGAGAAGGTGCGTGCCGAGGGCTTCGCCGACGCGCGATTCCAGGTCGCGCACGGCCAGTTCGTCCACCCCGACGATCTCCCGCGCTTCGCCGCGCTGGGCGTCGCCGCGGACATCTCGCCGTTCCTGTGGGTCCCCGGCGTCATCCCGGCGGCGATCGCCGAGGTGCTGCCCGGCGAGCGTGCCGGGCGGATGCAGCCGAACCGGTCGTTGCTGGACGAGGGCGCGCTGGTGGCGGGCGGTTCGGACTGGCCGGTCAGCGAGTCGCCGAACGCGTGGGAAGGCATCCACGGCCTGGTCACGCGTCAGGATCCGACCGGCATGTTCCCCGGCGCACTGTGGCCCGAGCAGGCGATCACCCTCGCCGAGGCGATCGAGGTCTTCACGTTGGCCGCCGCCCGAGCGATGGGGCTGGGCGACGTCACCGGGTCGCTGGTCCCCGGGAAGTCGGCGGATTTCGTCGTACTGGACCGCGATCCGTTCAAGACCGATCCGTCGGCGCTCGTCAAGACAAAGGTGACGCAAACGTGGTTCGCCGGGCACCGCGTGTATCACGAGGCCTGA